The following coding sequences lie in one Capsicum annuum cultivar UCD-10X-F1 chromosome 5, UCD10Xv1.1, whole genome shotgun sequence genomic window:
- the LOC107870416 gene encoding uncharacterized protein LOC107870416 isoform X3, producing MFINQMNIKNLLESDWSADIQECIVTIRSKITDIINYFRWYYISCNVCSKKMTPANGVYPCLNCNKDCKFPLVKYKIHVKVEDNTGKTAFVLFNDVAEKILDTSAHKLFNKLSSLDNNDVPAHIQSLCGKDFIFKLKLNSYNLKEGLKNFTVSKLWIPYEKLELEYKLMKEKKTLIEDESEPKDRVPKELSTKKVSFDILLDKLEDHEEEVHVIDGVNSRKRRNLIIYEDDLIDEGTNKFKK from the exons ATGTTTATTAACCAGATGAACATTAAGAATTTGTTGGAATCTGATTGGAGTGCCGACATACAG GAATGCATTGTTACAATAAGGAGCAAAATTACAGACATAATAAACTATTTTAGATGGTACTACATTTCATGCAATGTATGCTCGAAGAAGATGACACCGGCAAATGGTGTTTATCCATGCCTCAACTGCAACAAAGATTGCAAGTTTCCTTTGGTGAA GTACAAGATACACGTAAAAGTGGAAGACAATACCGGAAAAACTGCTTTTGTCTTATTCAATGACGTGGCTGAGAAAATCCTTGATACATCAGCTCACAAGTTGTTTAACAAGCTATCATCGTTAGATAACAATGATGTTCCTGCCCACATTCAAAGCCTTTGTgggaaagattttatttttaagcttaaattaaaCAGTTACAATTTGAAAGAGGGGCTTAAAAATTTTACTGTATCAAAGCTTTggattccatatgaaaaattagAATTAGAGTACAAGCTGATGAAAGAGAAAAAG ACTTTGATAGAGGATGAAAGTGAGCCAAAAGATCGCGTTCCCAAAGAACTGTCCACAAAAAAG GTATCTTTTGACATCTTATTGGATAAATTAGAAGATCATGAAGAAGAAGTGCATGTCATTGATGGGGTTAACAGTAGGAAAAGAAGAAACCTAATCATATATGAAGATGACTTAATTGATGAAGGCACAAATAAGTTCAAGAAGTAG
- the LOC107870416 gene encoding uncharacterized protein LOC107870416 isoform X4 encodes MFINQMNIKNLLESDWSADIQECIVTIRSKITDIINYFRWYYISCNVCSKKMTPANGVYPCLNCNKDCKFPLVKYKIHVKVEDNTGKTAFVLFNDVAEKILDTSAHKLFNKLSSLDNNDVPAHIQSLCGKDFIFKLKLNSYNLKEGLKNFTVSKLWIPYEKLELEYKLMKEKKTLIEDESEPKDRVPKELSTKKLHPAGVSLGSQA; translated from the exons ATGTTTATTAACCAGATGAACATTAAGAATTTGTTGGAATCTGATTGGAGTGCCGACATACAG GAATGCATTGTTACAATAAGGAGCAAAATTACAGACATAATAAACTATTTTAGATGGTACTACATTTCATGCAATGTATGCTCGAAGAAGATGACACCGGCAAATGGTGTTTATCCATGCCTCAACTGCAACAAAGATTGCAAGTTTCCTTTGGTGAA GTACAAGATACACGTAAAAGTGGAAGACAATACCGGAAAAACTGCTTTTGTCTTATTCAATGACGTGGCTGAGAAAATCCTTGATACATCAGCTCACAAGTTGTTTAACAAGCTATCATCGTTAGATAACAATGATGTTCCTGCCCACATTCAAAGCCTTTGTgggaaagattttatttttaagcttaaattaaaCAGTTACAATTTGAAAGAGGGGCTTAAAAATTTTACTGTATCAAAGCTTTggattccatatgaaaaattagAATTAGAGTACAAGCTGATGAAAGAGAAAAAG ACTTTGATAGAGGATGAAAGTGAGCCAAAAGATCGCGTTCCCAAAGAACTGTCCACAAAAAAG CTGCATCCTGCTGGAGTTTCACTAGGAAGCCAAGCATAA
- the LOC107870416 gene encoding uncharacterized protein LOC107870416 isoform X1, whose translation MFINQMNIKNLLESDWSADIQECIVTIRSKITDIINYFRWYYISCNVCSKKMTPANGVYPCLNCNKDCKFPLVKYKIHVKVEDNTGKTAFVLFNDVAEKILDTSAHKLFNKLSSLDNNDVPAHIQSLCGKDFIFKLKLNSYNLKEGLKNFTVSKLWIPYEKLELEYKLMKEKKTLIEDESEPKDRVPKELSTKKELLFILLLLLRIELNLTNITACHGKHICHSSNGSIIKHKHSSYNQRPNMTPKSIYEKSVPGSATETWPIMPSMRSILPHSRQHNRTNKNKQKCDTLMFELLTVGNLYYDIEDHPKSNSLSQ comes from the exons ATGTTTATTAACCAGATGAACATTAAGAATTTGTTGGAATCTGATTGGAGTGCCGACATACAG GAATGCATTGTTACAATAAGGAGCAAAATTACAGACATAATAAACTATTTTAGATGGTACTACATTTCATGCAATGTATGCTCGAAGAAGATGACACCGGCAAATGGTGTTTATCCATGCCTCAACTGCAACAAAGATTGCAAGTTTCCTTTGGTGAA GTACAAGATACACGTAAAAGTGGAAGACAATACCGGAAAAACTGCTTTTGTCTTATTCAATGACGTGGCTGAGAAAATCCTTGATACATCAGCTCACAAGTTGTTTAACAAGCTATCATCGTTAGATAACAATGATGTTCCTGCCCACATTCAAAGCCTTTGTgggaaagattttatttttaagcttaaattaaaCAGTTACAATTTGAAAGAGGGGCTTAAAAATTTTACTGTATCAAAGCTTTggattccatatgaaaaattagAATTAGAGTACAAGCTGATGAAAGAGAAAAAG ACTTTGATAGAGGATGAAAGTGAGCCAAAAGATCGCGTTCCCAAAGAACTGTCCACAAAAAAG GAGCTCCTGTTCATATTACTTTTGCTTCTGAGGATAGAACTAAACCTCACCAATATTACTGCCTGTCATGGAAAACATATTTGTCATTCAAGTAATGGGAGCATCATCAAGCATAAGCATAGTAGCTATAACCAAAGGCCAAATATGACACCTAAGAGTATATATGAAAAGTCAGTCCCTGGTAGCGCAACTGAG ACATGGCCGATAATGCCAAGCATGCGGTCAATTCTTCCTCACAGCCGACAACATAATAGGACCAACAAGAACAAGCAGAAGTGTGATACTTTGATGTTCGAGTTATTAACTGTTGGAAACCTCTACTATGATATAGAGGATCATCCAAAATCAAACTCTTTATCCCAGTAG
- the LOC107870416 gene encoding uncharacterized protein LOC107870416 isoform X2, with protein sequence MFINQMNIKNLLESDWSADIQECIVTIRSKITDIINYFRWYYISCNVCSKKMTPANGVYPCLNCNKDCKFPLVKYKIHVKVEDNTGKTAFVLFNDVAEKILDTSAHKLFNKLSSLDNNDVPAHIQSLCGKDFIFKLKLNSYNLKEGLKNFTVSKLWIPYEKLELEYKLMKEKKTLIEDESEPKDRVPKELSTKKTWPIMPSMRSILPHSRQHNRTNKNKQKCDTLMFELLTVGNLYYDIEDHPKSNSLSQ encoded by the exons ATGTTTATTAACCAGATGAACATTAAGAATTTGTTGGAATCTGATTGGAGTGCCGACATACAG GAATGCATTGTTACAATAAGGAGCAAAATTACAGACATAATAAACTATTTTAGATGGTACTACATTTCATGCAATGTATGCTCGAAGAAGATGACACCGGCAAATGGTGTTTATCCATGCCTCAACTGCAACAAAGATTGCAAGTTTCCTTTGGTGAA GTACAAGATACACGTAAAAGTGGAAGACAATACCGGAAAAACTGCTTTTGTCTTATTCAATGACGTGGCTGAGAAAATCCTTGATACATCAGCTCACAAGTTGTTTAACAAGCTATCATCGTTAGATAACAATGATGTTCCTGCCCACATTCAAAGCCTTTGTgggaaagattttatttttaagcttaaattaaaCAGTTACAATTTGAAAGAGGGGCTTAAAAATTTTACTGTATCAAAGCTTTggattccatatgaaaaattagAATTAGAGTACAAGCTGATGAAAGAGAAAAAG ACTTTGATAGAGGATGAAAGTGAGCCAAAAGATCGCGTTCCCAAAGAACTGTCCACAAAAAAG ACATGGCCGATAATGCCAAGCATGCGGTCAATTCTTCCTCACAGCCGACAACATAATAGGACCAACAAGAACAAGCAGAAGTGTGATACTTTGATGTTCGAGTTATTAACTGTTGGAAACCTCTACTATGATATAGAGGATCATCCAAAATCAAACTCTTTATCCCAGTAG